Proteins encoded by one window of Nocardia goodfellowii:
- a CDS encoding T6SS immunity protein Tdi1 domain-containing protein, giving the protein MESDCFRLIEPRHIGEVMPAWEPHFPHFDTVRGYSELGHVFLRNSGTREYAVLHPYEARAESYGRFRDIDDFITDVLLDRVFTKYVLRPSHVAQIRRLLGPLEEREVYIATPYPFLGGSEEPDAYMRGDIWVFLDLVAQSVEM; this is encoded by the coding sequence GTGGAATCGGACTGCTTCCGATTGATCGAGCCGCGTCACATCGGCGAGGTGATGCCGGCGTGGGAGCCGCATTTTCCGCATTTCGACACCGTGCGTGGGTATTCCGAGCTCGGGCACGTCTTCCTGCGCAACAGCGGCACGCGGGAGTACGCGGTGCTGCATCCCTACGAGGCGCGAGCCGAGAGCTACGGGCGCTTCCGCGATATCGACGACTTCATCACCGATGTCCTGCTCGACCGGGTTTTCACCAAATATGTGCTGCGCCCGTCGCACGTGGCGCAGATCCGGCGGCTCCTCGGCCCGCTGGAAGAGCGCGAGGTCTACATCGCCACGCCGTACCCGTTCCTCGGCGGCTCCGAGGAACCGGATGCCTATATGCGCGGCGACATCTGGGTGTTCCTGGACCTCGTGGCGCAGAGCGTGGAGATGTGA
- a CDS encoding cation:proton antiporter produces MTNLNIERVYLAAGIALLLAATLPRLFKDRAITAPMLMLGVGAIVGLVIGPTGLQTVSPMSHPAVIEHLAELCVIVALMGVGLAIDRPLDWRTWGSTWRLLLITMPLCIAAVAVFGWWAVALTPAAAALLAAALAPTDPVLASDVQVEGPTPGGAGSTEEDDEVRFALTSEAGFNDALAFPFVYLAIFLATESSVRSWFAGWVAWELFGKIVVGVLIGGILGDLLGRGLFRFPIKDARLADRGEPMAVLAAVFAVYGLTELAGGYGFLAVFACAIAIRRIERDSGYHEQMHSLVEQLEHVLTLVVLLLLGAALTTGLLDALSWPGVALGVLLVFVFRPLAGWLSLQRCQEMDRKERAVSAFFGVRGIGSIYYVSYGLTQLDLGREADAIWAIAAFTIVLSVIVHGASAGWVMKHLEHTRGRGQTGTAVRP; encoded by the coding sequence ATGACCAACCTCAATATCGAACGCGTATATCTGGCCGCCGGAATCGCCCTGCTGCTGGCGGCGACGCTGCCTCGCCTCTTCAAGGATCGGGCGATCACCGCACCGATGCTCATGCTGGGCGTCGGGGCCATCGTCGGACTCGTAATCGGGCCGACCGGCTTGCAAACGGTGTCCCCGATGTCGCATCCGGCCGTGATCGAACACCTCGCGGAACTGTGCGTGATCGTGGCCCTGATGGGTGTCGGACTGGCCATCGACCGCCCGTTGGACTGGCGGACCTGGGGCTCCACCTGGCGTCTGCTGCTGATCACCATGCCGCTCTGCATCGCTGCGGTGGCGGTATTCGGTTGGTGGGCAGTGGCATTGACGCCCGCCGCCGCCGCACTCCTCGCCGCGGCGCTGGCGCCGACCGACCCGGTGCTCGCCTCGGATGTGCAGGTCGAAGGACCCACCCCCGGCGGCGCGGGCTCGACCGAGGAGGACGACGAAGTGCGTTTCGCCCTCACCTCCGAAGCCGGCTTCAACGATGCGCTGGCCTTCCCCTTCGTCTATCTGGCGATCTTTCTCGCGACCGAGAGTTCGGTGCGGAGCTGGTTCGCGGGGTGGGTCGCCTGGGAATTGTTCGGCAAGATCGTGGTCGGCGTCCTGATCGGCGGGATCCTCGGCGATCTGCTCGGCCGGGGCCTGTTCCGATTCCCCATCAAGGACGCACGGCTCGCCGACCGAGGGGAGCCGATGGCCGTGCTGGCAGCGGTATTCGCGGTCTATGGGCTCACCGAACTCGCCGGGGGCTACGGATTTCTCGCGGTGTTCGCCTGCGCGATCGCCATTCGACGCATCGAGCGCGACAGCGGATACCACGAACAGATGCACAGTCTCGTCGAACAGCTCGAACATGTTCTCACGCTGGTAGTGCTTCTGCTGCTGGGCGCGGCCCTCACCACCGGCCTGCTGGACGCGCTGTCCTGGCCCGGCGTCGCGCTGGGCGTACTGCTCGTCTTCGTGTTCCGGCCGCTCGCCGGGTGGCTGTCTTTGCAGCGGTGCCAGGAGATGGACCGCAAGGAGCGGGCCGTCAGCGCGTTTTTCGGCGTCCGCGGTATCGGCTCGATCTACTACGTCTCCTACGGCCTGACGCAGCTGGATCTCGGCCGGGAAGCCGACGCCATCTGGGCGATCGCGGCGTTCACGATCGTGCTGTCGGTGATCGTGCACGGCGCCAGCGCCGGATGGGTGATGAAGCACCTCGAGCACACCCGCGGGCGCGGGCAAACCGGCACCGCCGTCAGACCGTGA
- a CDS encoding ABC transporter ATP-binding protein, with protein sequence MNSAHRNPPDQVGAQAKPIDDVITARGLRRTYGHGKDAFEAVKGVDLQIVSGEVFALLGTNGAGKTSTLDLLEGLAAPTDGEVRVFGLDPLRDRAQVRAQVGIMLQSGGLPAELTVREALEMWRGTCTDPTTADAVLTQVDLADRAEVRVGSLSGGEQRRVDMACALLGRPRLLFLDEPTTGLDPESRRATWRLLADLKASGVTMVLTTHYLDEAEALADRIAIMHKGAVVRTGALREIVDGHPARIAFDHPGLSLPRLPAARTDARARVTVTTHDLQSHLFELLTWAREHGVRLGGLEARAASLESVFLDIAGDSADTTSTNPELIGASR encoded by the coding sequence ATGAACAGCGCACATCGAAACCCGCCGGATCAGGTTGGCGCCCAGGCGAAACCGATCGACGATGTCATCACCGCGCGCGGCCTGCGCCGAACCTACGGGCACGGCAAGGACGCCTTCGAAGCGGTGAAAGGGGTAGACCTCCAGATCGTGTCGGGAGAGGTTTTCGCCTTGCTCGGGACCAACGGAGCGGGCAAGACCTCGACACTCGACCTGCTGGAGGGGCTGGCCGCGCCGACCGACGGTGAGGTGCGGGTCTTCGGTCTCGATCCGCTCCGGGACCGGGCGCAGGTACGCGCGCAGGTCGGCATCATGTTGCAGTCCGGAGGACTGCCCGCCGAGCTGACCGTGCGCGAAGCGCTGGAGATGTGGCGCGGGACGTGCACCGACCCCACCACCGCCGACGCGGTCCTCACCCAGGTCGACCTGGCCGACCGCGCCGAAGTCCGGGTCGGTTCGCTCTCCGGCGGTGAGCAACGCCGCGTCGACATGGCCTGCGCCCTGCTCGGGCGGCCGCGGTTGCTGTTCCTCGACGAACCGACGACCGGGCTCGATCCGGAGAGCCGTCGTGCGACATGGCGACTGCTCGCCGACCTCAAGGCGTCCGGGGTGACGATGGTGCTCACCACGCACTATCTGGACGAAGCCGAGGCACTCGCCGACCGGATCGCGATCATGCACAAAGGTGCCGTCGTCCGCACCGGCGCGCTGCGGGAGATCGTAGACGGGCACCCGGCCCGGATCGCCTTCGATCATCCGGGACTGTCGCTGCCGCGATTGCCTGCCGCACGGACCGACGCCCGAGCTCGCGTCACCGTCACGACCCATGACCTGCAGAGTCACCTGTTCGAACTGCTCACCTGGGCCCGCGAACACGGCGTACGGCTGGGCGGACTCGAAGCCCGCGCCGCGTCCCTGGAGTCGGTCTTCCTCGACATCGCCGGCGACTCGGCGGACACCACGAGCACAAACCCCGAACTGATCGGAGCCTCCCGATGA
- a CDS encoding GMC family oxidoreductase N-terminal domain-containing protein, translating into MRDVIVIGAGGGGPVVAAELAGRGLDVLLLEGGPRHAAPATQWSHAENDANNPNDGYLRFGPQDRAKPAWFREWASNLYAWQLSGVGGTTVHYFGNCPRPYPGVFQGYSGPDAAAYDRAHEFPFSYDEFVPYLEWVEATLPVQTAAMGTKESITFRGCENVGLPVQTSRTTTGISFRPQQNAILQPGGNAGRTDRADLLTYPAATGCTLCGHCFQGCFEPISAPRNLVAKRSTDNSYVPLGLAADAVRPGGKPIELLADSFVTAINWEHRGNAVVATGVTWRDNADGAVCTEDARVVVLAGGATESPRLWFNSGLPDPNNWVGRGHTDHFLDWVVGSFDEYTGNSKGANSAARVDFPGRGGIENVGLTPAIQAFTMCMSDSGVRGVYDNGRGPLGPWDGPAGRLVGHELMDLLGNGIDNLLNFLVITDDHVEPGNRITPSLFPADENGAPAKIDVSRRQRSPRTLANREFIAARAAEIMRAAGAKRVYRMDWSPLLLHVHSSMRMGASAANSVLDADAQARWVQRLFIADNSALANSLGGPNPTLSTQALATRTAEKIFRLYFDGDSWVDKEAPIVTTDHRISARSG; encoded by the coding sequence ATGCGTGATGTCATAGTGATCGGCGCGGGCGGCGGCGGTCCCGTCGTCGCCGCCGAACTCGCCGGCCGGGGGCTGGACGTGCTGCTGCTCGAGGGTGGACCGCGTCATGCCGCGCCCGCCACGCAGTGGTCGCACGCGGAGAACGACGCCAACAATCCCAACGACGGCTATCTGCGCTTCGGCCCGCAGGACCGGGCGAAGCCGGCGTGGTTCCGCGAATGGGCGTCGAATCTGTACGCCTGGCAACTGTCCGGGGTCGGCGGCACGACCGTCCACTATTTCGGCAACTGCCCGCGTCCGTATCCCGGTGTGTTCCAGGGTTATTCGGGTCCGGACGCGGCAGCCTACGACCGAGCGCACGAGTTCCCGTTCAGCTATGACGAATTCGTGCCGTATCTGGAGTGGGTCGAGGCGACGCTGCCGGTCCAGACCGCGGCGATGGGAACGAAGGAGAGCATCACCTTCCGCGGCTGCGAGAACGTGGGCCTGCCGGTGCAGACCTCCCGCACCACGACCGGCATATCGTTCCGGCCGCAGCAGAACGCGATCTTGCAGCCGGGCGGCAACGCCGGACGTACCGACCGAGCCGACCTGCTGACCTATCCCGCCGCGACCGGCTGTACGTTGTGCGGCCACTGTTTCCAAGGTTGCTTCGAGCCGATCAGCGCACCGCGCAACCTCGTCGCCAAGCGATCCACCGACAACAGCTACGTGCCACTCGGTTTGGCGGCGGACGCGGTGCGGCCGGGCGGCAAGCCCATCGAGTTGCTCGCGGATTCCTTTGTCACCGCGATCAATTGGGAACATCGCGGCAACGCGGTGGTGGCGACCGGGGTCACCTGGCGCGACAACGCCGATGGAGCGGTGTGCACCGAGGACGCCCGAGTCGTGGTGCTGGCAGGCGGTGCGACCGAAAGCCCGCGCCTGTGGTTCAACAGCGGCCTGCCCGATCCCAACAACTGGGTGGGGCGTGGGCACACCGACCACTTCCTCGACTGGGTGGTCGGCAGCTTCGACGAATACACCGGCAACTCCAAGGGCGCCAACTCGGCCGCGCGCGTCGACTTCCCCGGCCGCGGCGGAATCGAGAACGTCGGCTTGACCCCCGCCATCCAGGCGTTCACGATGTGCATGTCCGACAGCGGAGTGCGCGGCGTCTACGACAACGGCCGGGGCCCGCTGGGTCCATGGGACGGCCCCGCCGGCCGTCTGGTCGGGCACGAACTGATGGACCTGCTCGGCAACGGCATCGACAATCTGCTCAACTTCCTCGTCATCACCGATGACCACGTCGAACCGGGCAACCGGATCACGCCGTCGCTGTTTCCCGCGGACGAGAACGGCGCGCCCGCCAAGATCGATGTGTCCCGGCGGCAACGCAGCCCGCGCACCCTGGCCAACCGGGAATTCATTGCCGCGCGAGCCGCCGAGATCATGCGCGCGGCGGGCGCGAAGCGGGTGTACCGAATGGATTGGTCGCCATTGCTTTTGCATGTGCACTCGTCGATGCGAATGGGCGCCTCGGCCGCGAACTCGGTGCTCGACGCCGACGCACAGGCACGCTGGGTCCAACGCCTTTTCATCGCCGACAATTCGGCACTCGCCAATTCCCTCGGCGGCCCCAACCCCACCCTGTCGACGCAGGCTCTGGCGACCCGCACCGCCGAGAAGATATTCCGGCTGTACTTCGACGGCGACTCCTGGGTGGACAAGGAGGCGCCCATCGTCACCACGGACCACCGCATCTCCGCTCGCTCCGGGTAA
- a CDS encoding GGDEF domain-containing protein, with protein sequence MRDNQSVFRRWWRDRVDYRGLVETFAAHGALGPFKFMLGTGGLVMLCLAVLAPMAQGEAPGRIIEVQGVVEAVIAGVWTLRWWLLPWPREYESLAWIVLFDLDTAANELIAHDRVVGVLGIVLLAAMGGYVAVFHGPRILALHIGWTVLTSVLMAGLMISGRLPGYGTSRRADIAVGIGVILVMVVVVGVVLPFMQFSHWLLRVDALSDPLTGLLNRRGLDAHLSARIGRGRRRTAAFVATVDLDRFKAVNDTFGHPFGDEVLIHTARRLRDAVESDALVARTGGEEFVVVGALRADATSIGERLRRAVENMSDLPVTITASVGVAVLDASHPRDEADYRELLRNSDSAMYRAKHQGGNAVYVAALV encoded by the coding sequence TTGAGAGACAACCAATCGGTGTTCCGCAGGTGGTGGCGCGACCGGGTCGATTATCGCGGCCTGGTCGAGACGTTCGCCGCGCACGGTGCGTTGGGTCCGTTCAAGTTCATGCTGGGGACCGGCGGGCTGGTCATGCTGTGCCTCGCGGTGCTGGCCCCGATGGCGCAGGGCGAGGCGCCGGGCCGGATCATAGAGGTGCAGGGCGTCGTCGAAGCGGTCATCGCGGGCGTGTGGACGTTGCGCTGGTGGTTGTTGCCGTGGCCGCGCGAATACGAGTCGCTGGCCTGGATCGTGCTCTTCGACCTCGACACCGCAGCCAATGAGCTGATCGCCCACGACCGCGTGGTCGGCGTGCTGGGGATCGTGCTGCTGGCGGCGATGGGCGGCTACGTCGCGGTGTTCCACGGTCCGCGCATTCTCGCGCTGCACATCGGCTGGACGGTGCTGACCAGTGTCCTGATGGCCGGATTGATGATCAGCGGAAGGCTGCCGGGCTACGGCACGAGCCGGCGGGCCGATATCGCCGTCGGCATCGGGGTGATCCTGGTGATGGTGGTCGTGGTCGGGGTCGTGCTGCCGTTCATGCAGTTCAGTCACTGGCTGCTGCGGGTGGACGCGCTGTCGGACCCGCTGACCGGGCTGTTGAACCGGCGCGGTCTGGACGCGCATCTGTCGGCGCGGATCGGTCGCGGTCGCCGCCGGACCGCGGCGTTCGTCGCGACGGTGGACCTGGATCGCTTCAAAGCCGTCAACGACACCTTCGGTCACCCCTTCGGCGACGAGGTGCTGATCCACACGGCCCGGCGACTGCGTGACGCGGTGGAATCCGATGCCCTCGTCGCGCGCACCGGCGGGGAGGAGTTCGTGGTGGTCGGCGCGTTGCGCGCGGACGCCACGTCGATCGGGGAGCGACTGCGCCGGGCCGTCGAGAACATGTCGGATCTGCCGGTGACGATCACCGCCAGTGTCGGCGTCGCGGTCCTCGACGCTTCGCACCCCCGCGACGAGGCCGATTACCGTGAGCTGCTGCGCAATTCCGATTCCGCGATGTACCGGGCGAAACACCAGGGCGGCAACGCCGTTTACGTCGCCGCCCTGGTCTGA
- a CDS encoding NAD(P)-dependent alcohol dehydrogenase translates to MKALQYRSAGTAPEIVEIPRPVPGPGQVLLRVLAAGVCHSDFVVMGAPADQLSFPLPLTLGHEGVGTVAETGPGVHTVDVGDLVAVYGPWGCGACAKCAVGKENYCLRAGELGIHPPGLGAPGAIAEYMIVDDARHLVPIDDLDPVQAVPLTDAGLTPYHAIKHSLPKLIPGSTAVVIGAGGLGHVAIQLLRHLSPARVIALDVSAEKRALAKEVGAHHAIESDGAAAATIRELTAGRMAEAVFDFVGAPPTVAIAAACAAVEADVTIVGIGGGTLPVGFGVLPYEVSVSAPYWGSRAELIEVFDLARSGAISVHTETYALEQAPQAYERLHDGKVRGRAVILPNT, encoded by the coding sequence ATGAAGGCCCTGCAGTACCGCAGCGCCGGCACGGCACCGGAGATAGTGGAGATTCCCCGGCCCGTGCCCGGACCCGGACAGGTGCTGCTCCGGGTACTCGCCGCCGGGGTATGCCATTCCGATTTCGTGGTGATGGGCGCACCAGCGGACCAGTTGAGCTTCCCGCTGCCGTTGACGCTCGGGCACGAGGGGGTGGGGACGGTCGCCGAGACCGGGCCCGGTGTCCACACGGTCGACGTCGGTGACCTCGTCGCGGTGTACGGGCCCTGGGGCTGCGGTGCGTGCGCGAAATGCGCGGTGGGCAAAGAGAATTACTGCCTGCGCGCCGGCGAACTCGGCATTCACCCGCCCGGTCTGGGCGCTCCGGGCGCGATCGCGGAGTACATGATCGTCGACGACGCCCGCCATCTGGTTCCCATCGACGACCTTGATCCGGTGCAGGCGGTCCCGCTCACCGACGCGGGCCTGACGCCGTATCACGCGATCAAACATTCGCTGCCGAAACTGATCCCCGGATCCACAGCGGTCGTGATCGGCGCGGGCGGCCTCGGCCACGTCGCGATCCAGCTACTGCGCCATCTCAGCCCGGCCCGCGTCATCGCACTCGACGTGAGTGCCGAAAAACGCGCGCTGGCAAAGGAAGTCGGCGCGCACCACGCGATCGAATCCGACGGTGCGGCCGCCGCGACCATCCGCGAGCTGACGGCGGGGCGCATGGCCGAAGCGGTTTTCGACTTCGTCGGCGCGCCGCCGACGGTGGCTATCGCGGCGGCCTGCGCCGCTGTCGAGGCCGACGTGACCATCGTCGGGATCGGTGGCGGCACCCTGCCGGTGGGATTCGGCGTACTTCCCTACGAGGTGTCGGTGAGCGCGCCGTACTGGGGCAGCCGAGCCGAGTTGATCGAGGTGTTCGACCTGGCCCGCAGCGGCGCGATCTCCGTACACACCGAAACCTACGCGCTCGAGCAGGCCCCGCAGGCCTACGAACGGCTGCACGACGGCAAGGTACGGGGGCGAGCTGTCATCCTGCCGAACACTTGA
- a CDS encoding ABC transporter permease, translating to MIDTATSTTTIRRRPLAALAKAEFLQFRRNKTLVYMATVFPIGTPLAMYLIARKDEPSTTAMAATTFELLALLTLLFVQYYSVLSMVTTRRGEGVLKRLRTGEAADWQIQTAPAVPGVFVTLACTVVVAAVVYGTGTPAPVNPVAIALGLIGGVALFSLLALATSAVTKNAEAAQITSLPVMIVAMLGLGSIRGVLPDRLAAVADWTPFAAVSDLVSLGASGKPATATADDVAADFAGTFAELGRPFATLALWTVLAVVLTRRSFRWDDRG from the coding sequence ATGATCGACACCGCGACATCCACCACGACAATTCGCCGCCGCCCGTTGGCCGCGCTGGCCAAGGCGGAGTTCCTGCAGTTCCGGCGTAACAAGACGCTGGTCTACATGGCGACGGTCTTCCCGATCGGCACACCGTTGGCGATGTATCTGATCGCCCGCAAAGACGAACCGTCCACGACTGCGATGGCGGCCACCACATTCGAGCTGCTGGCGCTGCTCACCTTGCTGTTCGTGCAGTACTACTCGGTGCTGTCGATGGTCACGACGCGCCGCGGCGAGGGCGTGCTGAAACGGTTGCGCACCGGGGAGGCCGCCGACTGGCAGATCCAGACCGCCCCGGCGGTGCCGGGCGTGTTCGTCACGCTCGCGTGCACGGTCGTGGTCGCCGCCGTCGTCTATGGCACGGGCACACCCGCACCGGTGAACCCCGTGGCGATCGCCCTGGGACTGATCGGCGGCGTCGCGCTGTTCTCGTTGCTGGCACTCGCGACCAGCGCCGTCACGAAGAACGCGGAGGCCGCGCAGATCACCTCGTTGCCGGTGATGATCGTGGCGATGCTGGGCCTCGGGTCCATCCGCGGTGTCCTGCCGGATCGGCTGGCCGCGGTGGCCGACTGGACGCCGTTCGCCGCGGTGTCGGATCTGGTCTCCCTCGGTGCGTCCGGTAAGCCGGCTACGGCCACCGCCGACGACGTGGCCGCCGACTTCGCGGGTACTTTCGCGGAACTCGGGCGGCCGTTTGCCACACTGGCGCTATGGACCGTCCTGGCAGTCGTGCTGACCCGCAGGAGCTTCCGCTGGGACGACCGGGGATGA
- a CDS encoding TetR/AcrR family transcriptional regulator, translated as MAVNEVEREQAILDAAVELLLRVGYQKLTMGDVADAVALHRGLVYLRFKSKDDLVEAAGRRELDRYAEQWSEALRADPAGGTVASVYRAMVRALRSLPFAAAIVARDEAVFGKYLRKPGTLFDRLKDVGTVGFLAGMQEVGAMRADIDAHAVAFILDALTPALRHTFSHADEAAPATDAVVDALAELLELGLTPPAGADLAAGKSYLLAALTRTRATFSA; from the coding sequence ATGGCGGTCAACGAGGTCGAGCGCGAGCAGGCGATTCTCGACGCGGCAGTCGAACTGCTGCTCCGGGTCGGCTACCAGAAGCTGACCATGGGCGATGTGGCGGACGCGGTCGCGCTGCACCGCGGGCTGGTGTACCTGCGCTTCAAGTCGAAAGACGACCTCGTCGAAGCGGCCGGGCGACGCGAACTCGACCGGTACGCCGAGCAGTGGTCGGAGGCGCTGCGCGCCGACCCGGCCGGCGGCACGGTGGCCAGCGTCTATCGGGCGATGGTGCGGGCATTGCGGTCGCTGCCGTTCGCCGCGGCGATCGTCGCGCGCGACGAGGCGGTCTTCGGCAAGTACCTGCGCAAGCCGGGGACGCTGTTCGATCGATTGAAAGACGTCGGCACGGTCGGCTTCCTCGCGGGTATGCAGGAGGTCGGTGCGATGCGCGCCGATATCGACGCCCACGCCGTGGCTTTCATCCTCGACGCCCTGACTCCCGCGCTGCGGCACACCTTCTCGCACGCCGACGAGGCCGCACCCGCGACCGACGCCGTGGTCGACGCCCTGGCCGAGCTACTGGAACTCGGCCTGACCCCGCCCGCCGGCGCCGATCTCGCTGCGGGCAAGTCCTACCTGCTGGCGGCGCTCACGCGTACCCGCGCCACCTTCTCTGCCTGA
- a CDS encoding response regulator transcription factor → MIPVLLADDETLVRAALATLLDIETDIEVVGHVGSGEELLAEWRRRSAAGTPVAVAVIDLQMPGMDGIETAVQLQRLTPGAGTLIVTSHGRPGYLKRALAAGVRGFLPKTTSAATLAAVIRTVHDGGRYVDPELAAEAISAGDTVLTGREADVLEYALDGASVDEIARRAHLSPGTTRNYLSSAMAKLGVANRYEAALKAREKGWI, encoded by the coding sequence ATGATTCCCGTCCTGCTCGCCGACGACGAAACACTCGTCCGCGCCGCGTTGGCGACCCTGCTCGATATCGAGACCGATATCGAGGTGGTCGGCCACGTGGGCTCCGGCGAGGAACTCCTCGCCGAGTGGCGACGCCGGAGCGCCGCGGGCACGCCGGTCGCGGTGGCGGTGATCGATCTGCAGATGCCCGGCATGGACGGCATCGAGACCGCCGTGCAGCTGCAGCGTCTCACCCCCGGCGCGGGCACCCTGATCGTCACCAGTCACGGACGCCCCGGCTATCTGAAACGAGCACTCGCCGCGGGGGTGCGCGGTTTCCTGCCCAAAACCACCTCGGCGGCCACGCTGGCCGCGGTGATCCGGACCGTCCACGACGGCGGCCGCTACGTCGACCCCGAACTGGCGGCGGAGGCCATCAGCGCCGGCGACACCGTCCTCACCGGCCGTGAGGCCGACGTGCTCGAGTACGCCCTCGACGGCGCGTCGGTCGACGAAATCGCCCGCCGCGCCCACTTGTCGCCCGGGACCACTCGCAACTACCTGTCCTCCGCGATGGCCAAACTCGGTGTCGCGAACCGGTACGAGGCCGCGCTCAAAGCTCGGGAAAAGGGCTGGATCTGA
- a CDS encoding sensor histidine kinase — MTRLTSWWHELPGAAKFRLYTRVTLQIAVAVLVLTVVMTNGVDSPWFAPGIVIAGIAAILALHAQPDFATEAVSRRWMLPAAISLLGGVWLVYAVVTRLAASETVAHQARMAGGYTAILAIFSVVSFLPRHKWWAVAGISLATGLAYASSLTGGLVAALVSLLAGVFAVGTTLLTVWGLRVVEELERARVVETELQVAEERLRFARDLHDIVGRGFSAIAVKSELAAVLSRSGAADRAAAEMDEVKALAVESMGQMRQLVRGYRGIDLRAEVAGARSLLAAVDCRLVVEGDPARVPARYHEVAAWVVREGTTNIVEHSAATSAVLTLGDAGMSLRNNCPRGTPGERSGLRGLAERLAATGATLEVHASTEAFEIEIHWENT; from the coding sequence ATGACTCGGTTGACCTCGTGGTGGCACGAGTTGCCCGGAGCCGCCAAGTTCCGGCTCTACACCCGGGTCACCCTGCAGATCGCGGTCGCCGTGCTGGTGCTGACCGTGGTGATGACCAACGGTGTCGATTCGCCGTGGTTCGCCCCGGGGATCGTGATCGCGGGAATCGCGGCGATCCTCGCACTGCACGCACAACCCGACTTCGCCACCGAGGCGGTATCGCGCCGCTGGATGTTGCCCGCCGCCATCAGCTTGCTGGGCGGGGTATGGCTCGTCTATGCCGTGGTCACCCGGCTGGCGGCGAGCGAGACTGTCGCGCACCAAGCGCGGATGGCGGGCGGTTACACGGCGATATTGGCCATCTTCTCGGTGGTCTCGTTTCTGCCGCGGCACAAGTGGTGGGCGGTCGCCGGAATCAGCCTCGCGACTGGTCTGGCGTACGCCTCGTCATTGACCGGCGGCCTGGTCGCGGCGCTCGTGAGTCTGCTGGCCGGTGTTTTCGCGGTCGGCACGACCTTGCTCACGGTGTGGGGTTTGCGGGTGGTGGAGGAGCTGGAGCGGGCGCGGGTGGTCGAGACGGAATTGCAGGTGGCCGAGGAGCGGTTGCGCTTCGCGCGTGACCTGCACGATATCGTCGGCCGCGGCTTCTCCGCGATCGCGGTGAAAAGCGAACTCGCGGCGGTACTCTCGCGTTCCGGCGCCGCCGATCGCGCGGCCGCCGAGATGGACGAGGTCAAGGCGCTCGCCGTCGAATCGATGGGCCAGATGCGTCAACTGGTGCGCGGCTACCGCGGCATCGATCTGCGGGCCGAGGTGGCCGGTGCGCGCTCGCTGCTCGCCGCGGTGGACTGCCGGCTCGTAGTCGAAGGCGATCCGGCCAGGGTCCCGGCGCGGTATCACGAGGTCGCGGCCTGGGTGGTGCGTGAGGGCACGACCAACATCGTCGAGCACTCCGCGGCGACCTCGGCGGTACTGACCCTCGGAGACGCTGGAATGTCGTTGCGCAACAACTGTCCCCGCGGCACACCGGGGGAGCGGTCCGGGCTGCGCGGCCTCGCCGAACGGCTCGCGGCCACCGGCGCGACGCTCGAGGTGCACGCGTCGACCGAGGCCTTCGAGATCGAAATCCACTGGGAGAACACATGA